The genomic region tATTCGGTacatataaatttaatttaacaattatttctGATGCTTCGCAGTTCCTACTTTCAAGAATATCACTTCAATCACCTGTAAAATTTGGATTTTTAAGCAATCGCGAATTAGAagagttattaaaaatcaccaaTCAACATGttattatatcgggtgttcatttaaatttcccgtcaaagttcgcattgaagaatcgattgtgaactcaccacggattacggatctCGAATCAGCTGTTTATATTCaatctcactttttgcgttgtttgtgtttttactctgcaaactaacgagtggtgcgttcacaatcgactcttcaacgccaactttgatgGGTAGTTTAGACGAGCAtgcaaatgaaatcctgggctgcgAAGGTGTTGGAAatcgtcaattgttttgcttttttaaaagtataaataattgacagttgtaattagagcatgttgacagtgaacttaaaatttataaacaacgaaatcttcatgttttttttttgcaaagttttacattaaaatagaATAGGTAACTTTGAgccctattctcgaagcaaatatctaagggcaccctttgctgaatacaaacatgttcaatcatgtgccgattaaacataaacaaatatcattcgtgtcaaacggcggccAATTCAAACTTTCCACTGTTCCAAatagtttacttttttcaacgcctactcagctcaggttttcatttgaacgcatgatagaTAAACGCTCTTTTCTTGTGACAAATGTGCtcttcctgttttgttaaatacTTAGTAAGAGGACGAAAACTAACTGCATTAATTAGTTTAAAAAGGTTCCTCGAATTTTGcgtggttttttaaataaatctatACAAATACACTGCGACCTTCTAATTTTCTCTAGATAAATTTGTATTACACGCAAGCTTTGTTACTTTAAGCTCGAACTGACAttagataaaaaatttattatttttactatgCACTTTAGTTCTCGTGGTATAAGTTAGTAACAAAGCTtttctgtaaaataaaaatgtatagaTATAATTATAGTATGTATCATGGGATATTACCTTCGCTAATTAAGTGGTCGTCATCAttcaaattgaaataattctttgcTTTCTCAGTAGAAATAGAAATATTGAACAGATTTGAACTGTCCGCAGGAAGTTTATGAAGGACCCCCAAACAACCCAACTATATTCAGGACATGAACGTACGAAAGTTTGAAGAAGTGAAGTTAGTAAAAATGGTAAACTAAGTTAAGaatataattgaaaattattatctttttGCACATGATGAgcatttttaaagtaaaaaatttattcagATTAATTCTGTAAAGAACAATTGATGTGTCTAGAAACCAATGAATCCTACAGTTTTGTTGCTAAATAAggaatttgttaataaaacaccacctttttaaaatttttaacaatcacACATGTGGGCAAATTGTGTTTTGATTTAATATACAGTTCAAGAAATCAAAACATACATCTGTATGAATGGAATATGAAACAAGTGTAAAATAGGTTTATATTTGAAAGTAATCAGCTAATCACATTTCTTCAAATCTCGTTAATTAGAATTGTTGAacttttaaatgttattttttaaaatggtacAGTAGGTATGTAAAagaatttgttgaattttgaaatttgtgtaTTTTAGGTAAAACCAATATTTACGTAAGGTGAGATGTTATCAGTTACATAATGTTTTCTTTAAATCTAATATTCAAGCTCTTCCTGCATACAGCAggcaaaatgtttttttattagtgaTTGTGGAAGTGCTAACATGCTGACCGTTCTAAAAGATTGTCGAGAATAAGAAATTGTTagttttaacaatattttaagcaactaattttataacaaagtAAATACAACTTAATTTGTGTAAATTTTAATGAGTAGATTGTGGAATTATGGAAAAGTGTAGTGAATTACTAATATACTCacatatacatatacagggttgTTCTGAAGTAAAGGAGATGAACtagtatttgaatttttatttatttcatattaTAAGAACTAGTaaatagaaagaaaaaatatttaggtaaGGATATAACagaagatttttttatacctaattaaaatttactaaaATTGCAAAGAAAATATCCGTTTGCTTGCTCAGAGGAGAAGAAAATACGAAGTACATTAATCCACAAATACACAAGAAATAAGCATTTTCTACTTAAATTACGCAGATTGTTTCGATTCAAAAAAGAATTCATACATTTTAGAAgcgaaataacatttttttattaaaaccacACAAAatgtaagaatttttttttcctcaaaCATTCCATATTTTCAGTTACCTTTGTGGCAACTTTTTTGAGCCagtacaataataattattctcCAATGGcgtaaaaaaaacatattcaaCTGATAAGATAAAAGtctaaaaaaaaaggcaaaatAAAGAAAGTAAATGATGTATCAATTCATAAGGTAATTGAACGAAcggagaaagaagaaaataatcTAGATAATTAGAAATGAAAGCATGATAGATTATTATCAATATAATAAATAGATAtaaaggatgttttttttttaaatttggcgtcgaagttggcgttgaataataataataataataataatttttataataataatatttcccAACAGACCATACAGTCCATAAAAAGGATACATAAATCTATCGTAACATCGTATCagaaaatacaaaagaaaaatactgAAAATAGATTGAGAATGAACAactcgtcttaaaaaacaCTGGTTTCtcaaattgcaaattaaaaatacaaacaatgcaaaagtgaggttagatttataCAGCTGATCAGAGTTGTAATCCGGTGGTGCGCTCACAATCGACCCTTCAATGTCAACTTCGACGTCAAATTCTGTATGTGGTTGTtccaaattaattacatataaaaaaaCTTACTTAAGACAATTCCAATGAGTATTTTTAAGTTGTTGTGTACTAACTAATAGTTTTTTGGACAACCAAgtataaaatacgaaatatcATGACAAAAGTTTtttgcatttatttaaatgaagaaATATATCATACTAAATGATTTGGAACATcaagaaaacaatttatttaaactaaCAAATCTTTGTCAAAATAGCCTTATAGAAACAatgaaatttcttttttaaagttttatacATCGAATAAATAGTTCTATAAATGTGGTCCAACTTTCCACATTTAATACGTTTTCAGCTTTAGACTCAATTATCTATTACCATTTAACTTACAATAATCACAGTGGTGTATTAATTTCAACCAAAACTTTgcgaattatttaaaaaatatgtatatgatAGAAAAGATTGGCGAGAAAGACAGATTCTTCACAGTAATTCACTATGAACTATGTACATTAAAGGAGAATTCCCTTTATCATATTTATAATTACTTGgactacattaaaaatttcttcTTAGTTTAGTTTTCAATgtgcaaaatattaaaatatttgataGCGAGATGTGTCCGtctggtccttcgagccggataaaaatcaaattcttcaTTGAGAAAgacttacaatttttatttatgtacttgttaattgttgtttatctatatatgattttttttattctttgagAACAGAACGTGACAATCCAGGGAACGATACGACTGTGTCGAAAGGCAAACACATTTGTCGTTTCCTATTTTGTTTTCGATTAGTTTTATCAGATGTTTATTTTAGACCTGCCTTATCACGAATCTGTCAAATGCAATCATCGAAATTTTATTACCTTCACGTTGTTGTGTTATGCCGTTTCTTTACTTTACCTCTCTATTAACCCTCCTAATCTACGAACGAAACTTTTCGACAGTTTCCTTGTTATTTGCGTCGACCGTAATAAGATAAGCTCGTCGATGGTAAAAGTCAAGGTCGCTAAATTCCGGACTGGCACTTACTATAATCAGTCTGGACCCTAACCTAACCTAAGCAAATAAATACAACACGACGACGCCTcgttgaaacaaattaaacaaacatgCGGTCTTGTGATAACAATAACGTACACATATTGTGCCAAGAATGCCTCGTCAATGTTTATATGGATGAGTGTGTCgaagaatttgatttttttgatttatccggctcgaaggaccagaCATCTCGGTATCAAAGCTCGCTAATTCGAAACGTTCCGTTTCTGTCTTCGCTGCATGTGGATGGTGTGGAGAAATTATTGGTGTGACAAGGTGGACGGCACCCCATATCGCCATCCCTCGTGATTTATGACCCATCCCTAGATACAAGTGCAAAATCTGCAAGCGAACAGTTTCAATACAGTGCATGCCCAATAAACCATAAACCCAAGTGAATTTGTTGGCCCCGGGCCACTCCGTACTTCCTTATCAGAGGGGATGCTCCAGTTCTCCCCACTTACCGAAAAATCACCCCCTCCACCTCGTAGAGGGGGTAAATGCGTTACGTTAGGCTAGGTTAGGTCAACCCTCGTGCGTGCAgaatttttacattcagtAAGCAACTGTTTGGCTTGTGGCACGGTTCTGTACACCGATCTCTGCCACACGATCGCAAAACCACAAGAACATTCAcatgacaaacaaaattaaagcacaAGTGCCAGTGGCGTACGCAATGAACATTATAGATCTGTGAAAGAGAGTGTTCCGACGATGCCGCTGCTGCAAGAGAGCACCCCCAAAAGAGGTAAGGTGGATTCgataatacataaataatcgCCAACATTCACGTCTCCGGAaattcgcgcattaatttcGGATATTGATAAAGTGGAAGTTGCACAGAAATACgggaaattgaatttaaaaaatccattaCTCTTGCTCGGATTTAATAAGatgtcatttttgtatttagaGCTCCTCATCAAAACATAATTTCGAATTTGTTGGGCTCTCGACCTGAAAATTGTCTTTTTCTGCTCAACAACCGTCATAATTAAATTCAGAATATCGGAAACGAGATTACAACTGCGGCGGCGGAAACGTACACTCGGCTCAACTCAGGTTAAGGCTCCTCCTTATAATTATCATTGAAAAAGTAGTCACCACTAACAGATACAGTAaatgtgttttacttttatttttaacttcaAAGAACATTGAAATACTCAAGATATTGTAGAAATTAAGCTCACAACATCGACAAACTGACATGTAAAAGCTATTTCGGTacataaatgtcatttatagattgtttttaatttttgatatgcATTGTTACGTTgttttgttcaaaaaattagaagaaatatCTGAGGAATAAATAAATCAGATCAGTAGAACTGCGGCGCCTCAACTGTATCAACacttattttacaaattatttttacgacTGTATTAATTTGAACGCATTTAACCTATCTCATATTTAACACAATAAACATTAGATTGTCAGCGTCAACAATGACAAACTATTTATTCAAACTACTCTTATTTACAGTTCATCCTTTCTAATTCCTTGACCTAACCCAACACtctaattttgtattttagcCCGAAACCTCGAACATTTCCGTTATttgttaaacatttttttctaatccATTATTAACGACCTAGTCATGAAACATTTGCATTTAAAAACGTATTAGCCGGTTcgataaaaatcaatttttccccgggaaattttaattaaaaaaatacacatcGGCCGTCTTTAGTTTCTGAGAAAATCAGTATTACGTCGGGCGCAGAGGGAAGGGTTAAAACGGTAGACGACGCTACTAATGAAGGAACGGGGAGGAGATAATGGCAAAGGATAATGGCTCGCGCTTGCGCTTCTTATCAGGACAACGCTGGGAGGAGTCCTCATCTCGACGATTCATTACAGGTCCTTATTAACAGAGAAGAAGTGGACGTGCAACcgctttatttattaacaaagggcggatatacagggtggataAGTTTAATCAAACTAGAGTCCGTTCGTGGTATACGCGCACTACTCAACTCAACTAGAAAATAGACTAGAACTAGAATTTTAATCATAATCAAAAAGTATCAAAAACCAGGAATATTCAGTAAAATATTTGgaaagtcaaaaattttaaatacaataaTCTACTGAAAACAAAGCGTGAGCAATGAAACTTaactaaattgttttttggtCAGAAAggatgatttttaaataaatattttgcctttttgtagatatttttcttatttaaatacttatatattttttaaattgaattattaggtccctggaattttttttttgtttgcttgTTACGCCGAAATTAATACCAAATACCAATTGACATTGTATAAACTGTGTTTGCATGTTGTGTAATTTTTTGCAGATTTACTGTCGAAGGTGGAGCCCGAAGAGAAGAACCCGCTGTCTTCGGTGTCCTACCCAGCGATGTTCACGCCATCTCAGCTGCTGATGGCCAGCCACCTGATGGCAGCGTCTCGTTTGAGCATCCCCACGAACCCTGCCTTTTTCCCTCCGAGCCTCCTCCCCCTAGCTTGGCAAGCCAACTCTCCGCCGTCGCCCCCGACCAGCAGCGACCAACTCTCCCCCGCTCTCAAATCAAGAAAACTGAACAACAACAACGTCGTGACCAGCAGCAACGCCGACACCACCCGCGGCCCCAAGAGAAAATCCTGGAAGACCGACGAGGACGTGTCCTTGTCGTCCCCCACGTCCAGCGTGTCTCCGCCGTCGGACGCGTCAAAGGACTCCAACCGCGACCGCCCCTTCACCTGCGAAGTGTGCAACCGATCGTTCGGCTACAAACACGTCCTGCAGAACCACGAGAGGACCCACACGGGGGAGAAGCCGTTCGAGTGTCAGGAGTGTCACAAGAGGTTCACGCGGGACCACCATCTCAAGACGCACATGCGTCTCCACACGGGGGAGAGGCCGTACCACTGCGAGCACTGCGACAGGCAGTTCGTCCAAGTGGCGAACTTGAGGAGACATCTTAGGGTGCACACGGGGGAGAGGCCCTACGCGTGCGAGCACTGCTCGGCGAAATTCTCCGATTCGAATCAACTAAAAGCTCATCTTCTTATCCACACTAATGAGAAACCCTTCGAGTGCGATCGCTGCCACAGCAGGTTCCGAAGGAGGCACCATCTCTTGCACCACAAATGTGGCATCCCGGAAGAAGAGTCGACTCCTGAGTCGGACGACACCGAGGACGAACCTCGCAGGAGACGAGTCCTCCACCCGCCCTCCGTCCCTCTGGTCACGCTTCCTCTCCACGTGACTCTACCGGAGCAGACCGAACCGGAGGACCTGTCCATGACCACCGGACTGCACTCGCACAGCAGCGAAGACTCGCCCCTCTCGAGGTCCCCCAGCTCGCGGGAGGACGGCGACGAAGAGGACTCCGACCCTCACGAGTCGGTCGCGATATTCTTGCAGCGACGGCTCCACTCCTAGTCTAGTTGTACGGGTATGTCAAAATTGTTTCAGGGATCTTTCGTTCGTTATTATTTGTATTATATGCACGGATGTTTTGTACAGTTTGGTATGCAAGTTCCTCGACAATAGACTTATAGTTTTTTAAGACTCAAGTTGCAGTTGCTTGTTTTGTTACCCCTAGATGCAGAAC from Tenebrio molitor chromosome 8, icTenMoli1.1, whole genome shotgun sequence harbors:
- the LOC138136928 gene encoding protein krueppel-like translates to MPLLQESTPKRDLLSKVEPEEKNPLSSVSYPAMFTPSQLLMASHLMAASRLSIPTNPAFFPPSLLPLAWQANSPPSPPTSSDQLSPALKSRKLNNNNVVTSSNADTTRGPKRKSWKTDEDVSLSSPTSSVSPPSDASKDSNRDRPFTCEVCNRSFGYKHVLQNHERTHTGEKPFECQECHKRFTRDHHLKTHMRLHTGERPYHCEHCDRQFVQVANLRRHLRVHTGERPYACEHCSAKFSDSNQLKAHLLIHTNEKPFECDRCHSRFRRRHHLLHHKCGIPEEESTPESDDTEDEPRRRRVLHPPSVPLVTLPLHVTLPEQTEPEDLSMTTGLHSHSSEDSPLSRSPSSREDGDEEDSDPHESVAIFLQRRLHS